A region of Vespula vulgaris chromosome 1, iyVesVulg1.1, whole genome shotgun sequence DNA encodes the following proteins:
- the LOC127062956 gene encoding serine-rich adhesin for platelets-like isoform X47, whose product MWRIICLITTFLTFGYGFSDPSDNTSEAFPLEYELEIQDSYTFHLFKCEEVGNFPHPLNCKLFYECSLYKHGRYRRFLRKCKIGFVFSTNLGKCTYPQESGRPECSGKGILTTPSRPTKHPSSKITKVPTHRTTTRKNKTHLKTTILPTLPPKIECLAEGFMAHPTDCAKYYVCISRINNTFQVFEMKCKLGTIWDREKEICSHRWKVRNPRCGPYITDEPTTRSTEDVTKATQHSTHKLITEILTSTSIQQTTGLTTGTVTQTSAHSVSTEATVTIPPSSTDARTDKSTEPVTQTTELTPKSMTETITHSSVKPSTILPTSPSTKVITETRSPSSAESSTDLLVGTSTESLTETADVSTSTPVTQKGSSSSEKSSTDRASSTKIDPSSVEPSTKSLTSTSTPVGTLTAKSSTLTTVTEAVTSSSIKPATDLLVGTSTESVTGTSGLSTSTQENETVRPSSVEPSTDLLTSTSTPAGTVTVEHSTLPPVTQTVTSSSDKSSTDLLVGTTTESVSKTSGLSTSTSENETVRPSSIEPSTDLLTSTNVPPSTVTAEHTTRTSEKETTEHTTVDPSTKIIVVTSTIIVTENPQHPTNTTENETVSPSSVEPSTDLLTSTSTPRGSVTVEHSTLPPVTQTVTSSSVKSSTDLLVGTTTESVTGTTGLSSSTSEKETVRPSSVEPSTDLLTSTSTPRGTVTVEHSTLPQVTQTVTSSSAATSTDLTVGPTTETITETTGLSSSTPESETVRPSSREPSTELSTSTNTPRGTVTVEHSTLPQVTQTATSSSVKSSTDLLVGTTTESVTGTTGLSSSTSEKETVRPSSVEPSTNLLTSTSTPRGPVTVEHSTLPPVTQTATSSSVKSSTDLLVGTTTESDTGTSVLPTSTTENETVRSSSIEPSTDLLTSTNVPPSTVTAEHTTRTSERETTEHSTVDPSTEIIVVTSTIIVTENPQRPTNTARNETVSPSSVEPSTDLLTSTNTPTGTVTVEHSTLPPVTETATSSSFKSSTDLTVGPTTESVTGTTGLSSSTSEKETVRPSSVEPSTNLLTSTSTSAGTVTVEHSTLPPVTQTATSSSLKPATDLLVGTTTESVTETSGLSRSTPENETVRPSSLEPSTELLTSTSTPRDTVTVEHSTLPPVTQTVTSSSAATSTDLTVGPTTESVTGTTGLSSSTSEKETVRPSSVEPSTNLLTSTSTSAGTVTVEHSTLPPVTQTATSSSLKPATDLLVGTTTESVTETSGLSRSTPENETVRPSSLEPSTELLTSTSTPRDTVTVEHSTLPPVTQTVTSSSAATSTDLTVGPTTESVTGTTGLSSSTSEKETVRPSSVEPSTNLLTSTSTSAGTVTVEHSTLPSVTQTATSSSLKPATDLLVGTTTESVTETSGLSRSTPENETVRPSSLEPSTELLTSTSTPRDTVTVEHSTLPPVTQTVTSLSAATSTDLTVGPTTESVTGTTGLSSSTSEKETVRPSSVEPSTDLLTSTSTSTSTVTFEHSTFTPVTQTVTSSLETSTYLSTASNTNPLTETAEPSTHSPVTDTRSSSSINSSTAPSRSTTSESVPETTDLSTHISLTESVFTTSPESSTNLISVSTAGTISSTIESSTNVNSVKLSSTSESPMDKTVCTTLGFFPNPNDCSKFFRCVQVDDVFTRIDFVCPDETVWDQELLRCNSVSVSHSNCKNSPPDIDDEPDMSGDDNMCPIGKLSGDQIALVCPTGFRKHPKYCNIFYQCTSESNLDINIALFACPEGTIYNHNEMQCVFASTANYRMFGCKNVLLNPMANSVPILTVPSTQLCPSEGSFSYHPGCSNAYFKCKRNRKGLLQGYLYKCPVDYVFSPFSRNCEPAKYFPLCLNPTQNFQTNSYSSGLYLTHHNIFYIGKQLS is encoded by the exons atgtGGAGGATCATCTGCCTTATAACTACTTTTTTAACGTTCGGATACGGTTTTTCTGATCCATCTGACAATACGTCTGAAGCTTTTCCACTGGAATACG AACTTGAAATACAAGATAGTTACACCTTCCATTTGTTCAAATGCGAGGAAGTGGGTAACTTTCCTCATCCTCTCAATTGCAAATTGTTTTATGAGTGTAGTTTATACAAGCATGGACGTTACCGTCGTTTCCTTCGTAAATGCAAGATAGGATTTGTCTTTTCGACAAATTTAGGCAAATGTACTTATCCTCAAGAAAGTGGGAGACCAGAATGCAGTGGTAAAGGAATCTTAACGACACCATCACGGCCTACAA AACATCCTTCATCTAAAATAACTAAAGTGCCCACGCATCGAACTACTACACGCAAAAATAAAACGCATTTAAAAACTACTATCTTACCGACTTTGCCACCGAAAATAGAGTGCCTTGCGGAAGGTTTCATGGCACATCCTACGGATTGTGCGAAatattacgtatgtatttcgCGAATCAATAATACATTTCAAGTCTTTGAAATGAAATGTAAACTTGGGACAATATGGgatcgagaaaaggaaatttgCAGCCATCGTTGGAAAGTACGAAACCCTCGTTGTGGCCCATATATTACAG ATGAACCAACTACTAGAAGTACTGAGGATGTTACCAAGGCTACACAGCATTCTACACATAAGCTAATAACTGAAATTCTTACGTCTACATCGATTCAACAAACAACAG GTTTAACTACTGGAACTGTTACTCAAACATCAGCGCATTCTGTAAGTACAGAAGCTACTGTAACAATTCCACCTTCATCGACTGATGCAAGAACTGATAAAAGTACTGAACCTGTTACTCAGACCACAGAATTAACACCTAAATCAATGACTGAGACAATTACACATTCATCAGTTAAACCATCGACAATCCTACCAACCAGTCCGAGTACTAAAGTCATTACAGAAACTAGATCGCCTTCATCGGCTGAATCCTCCACAGACCTATTAGTTGGGACAAGTACTGAATCTCTAACAGAGACTGCAGATGTGTCAACAAGTACACCAGTAACTCAAAAAGGTTCTTCATCGTCAGAGAAATCATCGACAGATCGAGCGTCTAGCACAAAAATTGATCCTTCATCGGTAGAACCATCGACAAAATCATTGACAAGTACAAGTACTCCAGTTGGCACGCTAACGGCAAAGTCTTCTACACTTACAACAGTAACAGAAGCTGTAACGTCTTCATCCATTAAGCCAGCAACAGATCTACTAGTTGGAACAAGTACTGAAAGTGTTACCGGAACTTCTGGGCTTTCAACGAGTACACAAGAAAATGAGACAGTTCGTCCATCTTCGGTTGAGCCATCCACAGATCTTTTGACGAGTACAAGTACTCCAGCAGGCACTGTAACAGTTGAGCATTCTACACTTCCACCAGTAACACAAACAGTAACGTCTTCATCCGATAAATCGTCTACAGATCTACTAGTTGGAACAACTACTGAAAGTGTTAGCAAAACTTCCGGACTTTCGACGAGTACATCAGAAAATGAGACAGTTCGACCTTCTTCAATTGAGCCATCTACAGACCTATTGACAAGTACAAATGTACCACCTAGTACCGTTACGGCAGAGCATACTACAAGGACatcggaaaaagaaacaacagaaCATACAACTGTTGACCCATCCACTAAAATAATAGTTGTTACAAGTACCATTATTGTCACTGAAAATCCACAGCATCCGACGAATACAACAGAGAATGAGACAGTTTCTCCTTCGTCGGTTGAGCCATCCACTGATCTTTTGACGAGTACCAGTACTCCAAGAGGCTCTGTAACAGTTGAACATTCTACACTTCCACCAGTAACACAAACAGTAACGTCCTCATCCGTTAAATCGTCTACAGAC TTACTAGTTGGAACAACTACTGAAAGTGTTACCGGAACTACTGGGCTTTCATCAAGTacatcagaaaaagaaactgttCGTCCTTCTTCGGTTGAGCCATCCACTGATCTTTTGACGAGTACAAGTACTCCAAGAGGCACTGTAACAGTTGAACATTCTACACTTCCACAAGTAACACAAACAGTAACATCTTCATCGGCTGCAACAAGTACAGACCTAACAGTTGGACCAACTACTGAAACCATTACTGAAACTACTGGACTTTCGTCGAGTACACCAGAAAGTGAGACCGTTCGACCTTCTTCACGTGAGCCATCCACCGAACTCTCGACGAGTACCAATACTCCAAGAG GCACTGTAACAGTTGAACATTCTACACTTCCACAAGTAACACAAACAGCAACGTCTTCATCCGTTAAATCGTCTACAGACTTACTAGTTGGAACAACTACTGAAAGTGTTACCGGAACTACTGGGCTTTCATCAAGTacatcagaaaaagaaactgttCGTCCTTCTTCGGTTGAGCCATCCACCAATCTATTGACTAGTACAAGTACTCCAAGAGGCCCTGTAACAGTTGAGCATTCTACACTTCCACCAGTAACACAAACAGCAACGTCTTCATCCGTTAAATCGTCTACAGACCTACTAGTTGGAACAACTACTGAAAGTGATACCGGCACTTCAGTGCTTCCGACGAGTACAACAGAAAATGAGACAGTTCGTTCTTCTTCAATTGAGCCATCTACAGACCTGTTGACAAGTACAAATGTACCACCTAGTACGGTTACGGCAGAGCATACCACAAGGACATCGGAAAGAGAAACAACAGAACATTCAACTGTTGATCCATCCACTGAAATAATAGTTGTTACAAGTACCATAATTGTCACTGAAAATCCACAGCGTCCGACGAATACAGCACGGAATGAGACAGTTTCTCCTTCGTCGGTTGAGCCATCCACCGATCTATTGACGAGTACGAATACTCCAACAGGCACTGTAACAGTTGAGCATTCTACGCTTCCACCAGTAACAGAAACAGCAACGTCTTCTTCCTTTAAATCGTCTACAGAC CTAACAGTTGGACCAACTACTGAAAGTGTTACCGGAACTACTGGGCTTTCGTCAAGTacatcagaaaaagaaactgttCGTCCTTCTTCGGTTGAGCCATCCACCAATCTATTGACTAGTACAAGTACTTCTGCAGGCACTGTAACAGTTGAACATTCTACACTTCCCCCAGTAACACAAACAGCAACGTCTTCATCCTTGAAACCGGCTACAGATCTACTAGTTGGAACAACTACTGAAAGTGTTACTGAGACTTCTGGTCTTTCAAGGAGTACACCAGAAAATGAGACCGTTCGACCTTCTTCTCTTGAGCCATCCACCGAACTCTTGACGAGTACCAGTACTCCAAGAGACACTGTAACAGTTGAGCATTCTACACTTCCACCAGTAACACAAACAGTAACGTCTTCATCGGCTGCAACAAGTACAGACCTAACAGTTGGACCAACTACTGAAAGTGTTACCGGAACTACTGGGCTTTCGTCAAGTacatcagaaaaagaaactgttCGTCCTTCTTCGGTTGAGCCATCCACCAATCTATTGACTAGTACAAGTACTTCTGCAGGCACTGTAACAGTTGAACATTCTACACTTCCCCCAGTAACACAAACAGCAACGTCTTCATCCTTGAAACCGGCTACAGATCTACTAGTTGGAACAACTACTGAAAGTGTTACTGAGACTTCTGGTCTTTCAAGGAGTACACCAGAAAATGAGACCGTTCGACCTTCTTCTCTTGAGCCATCCACCGAACTCTTGACGAGTACCAGTACTCCAAGAGACACTGTAACAGTTGAGCATTCTACACTTCCACCAGTAACACAAACAGTAACGTCTTCATCGGCTGCAACAAGTACAGACCTAACAGTTGGACCAACTACTGAAAGTGTTACCGGAACTACTGGGCTTTCGTCAAGTacatcagaaaaagaaactgttCGTCCTTCTTCGGTTGAGCCATCCACCAATCTATTGACTAGTACAAGTACTTCTGCAGGCACTGTAACAGTTGAACATTCTACACTTCCCTCAGTAACACAAACAGCAACGTCTTCATCCTTGAAACCGGCTACAGATCTACTAGTTGGAACAACTACTGAAAGTGTTACTGAGACTTCTGGTCTTTCAAGGAGTACACCAGAAAATGAGACCGTTCGACCTTCTTCTCTTGAGCCATCCACCGAACTCTTGACGAGTACCAGTACTCCAAGAGACACTGTAACAGTTGAGCATTCTACACTTCCACCAGTAACACAAACAGTAACGTCTTTATCGGCTGCAACAAGTACAGAC CTAACAGTTGGACCAACTACTGAAAGTGTTACCGGAACTACTGGGCTTTCGTCAAGTacatcagaaaaagaaactgttCGTCCTTCTTCGGTTGAGCCATCCACCGATCTATTGACTAGTACAAGTACTTCTACAAGCACTGTAACATTTGAACATTCTACATTTACACCAGTAACACAAACTGTAACGTCTTCGTTAGAAACATCGACATATCTATCAACAGCTTCTAATACAAACCCTCTTACTGAAACTGCTGAGCCGTCAACACATTCACCAGTAACTGATACTCGTTCGTCTTCCTCCATTAATTCATCTACGGCTCCTTCTAGAAGTACTACTTCTGAGAGTGTTCCCGAAACGACAGATCTTTCTACACATATATCTTTAACCGAATCTGTCTTTACTACATCTCCTGAATCTTCAACAAACTTAATATCTGTTTCAACTGCTGGAACCATATCTTCTACTATAGAATCTTCAACTAATGTTAACTCCGTGAAACTGTCGTCTACTTCAGAATCTCCTATGGATAAAACAGTATGCACAACCCTTGGTTTCTTCCCGAATCCCAATGATTGCTCTAAGTTCTTCAGATGTGTCCAAGTTGACGATGTATTTACTAGAATCGATTTCGTTTGTCCCGATGAAACTGTTTGGGATCAAGAATTGTTACGTTGCAATTCTGTGTCTGTATCACATTCTAATTGTAAGAATAGTCCACCAGATATAGATGATGAACCTGATATGTCAGGGGACGATAACATGTGTCCTATTGGAAAATTATCTGGTGATCAAATAGCACTTGTTTGTCCTACAGGATTTCGAAAACATcctaaatattgtaatattttctacCAGTGCACATCTGAGAGTAATTTGGATATTAATATTGCCTTGTTTGCATGTCCCGAAGGTACGATTTACAATCATAATGAAATGCAATGTGTTTTCGCAAGTACGGCTAATTACCGTATGTTTGGCTGTAAGAATGTTCTTTTGAATCCAATGGCTAACTCAGTTCCTATC ttgACCGTTCCATCTACACAGCTTTGTCCATCCGAAGGCTCGTTCTCATATCATCCAGGTTGTTCAAATGCATACTTCAAATGCAAACGCAATCGAAAAGGCTTACTACAAGGCTATCTCTATAAATGTCCTGTTGATTACGTGTTCTCTCCGTTTTCAAGAAATTGCGAACCAGCAAAATATTTTCCACTTTGTTTAAATCCTACTCagaattttcaaacgaattcaTACTCTAGTGGTTTATATTTGACCCATCATAACATCTTTTATATTGGAAAACAATTatcttag